In the genome of Candoia aspera isolate rCanAsp1 chromosome 1, rCanAsp1.hap2, whole genome shotgun sequence, one region contains:
- the IL12RB1 gene encoding interleukin-12 receptor subunit beta-1, protein MIDHAITSMRSRRKAALTQASRSLKIVQLDVVVVVMMWLAAPGLSRDSGNCAPQHLLCYKSCCEALPHCPLNCTWEAACQEDVNYTLNLRYGDQIEEKKNKFEAGKATHFTFDTEEDVYVLSNVTIWVESMPRNGLPWVSENLTLLIKEAIKFNPPSAKSINVSRSKGILTLTWPRSNTCHSSFSIKEFRMRQFKDVKWTLENCSSGKDDGARGILIATCHLEKNIPYEVQVRYRTAHWSSYWSSWSEILFVPAEILISPTVDYTVGPLGEEGQRNMTLQWERPPVEQGEVSYVLTFVMLACKECLMNFEKFSVPVHGKTSYQIALSAAEYNILLEAFNKVGRSPPYSILLPPERNAVLGPSFLNVSLSGRHFTPKWKVEEDVDLFCFEAQPLGEALPKKDCMDPDDAHMVTGIMEPNRCYRFAVHTYTGKWKTSGLMYLFHRNASLEEPTHINVTNQTVNSAVIQWKPPRALSDCPGVLKKYVICCQEELYGTIKYYKASVSETWYTVQDLRPNTVYLVGIWASTANSKVNCKAVYRFLTRAPDPGQLTLALSFLSMGIFGGILAAATIFHLGKKREIRLQNIFKTVGVQKSLSSHIHILSLSCPSKNKATPLSHFCFLNHCSDICSRIKKALCPALPDPANTEAVKILTTAETGQTCTEASIILNILNVFQIQVKLGFMEPVESNSPMEPLVVEPSSDKEEPVADRTVDLLRFVKGIEEEHSPKEDQVGSDEILLSEYKGKRFLSPVEESEDFVGISHEESTGDGSHLFLNNTEAGDQNGMRMSQVPLSFRLFDKLVVIKNVDEGFHFPCSDGAST, encoded by the exons ATGATAGACCATGCGATAACCAGCATGCGTAGCAGGAGAAAGGCAGCCCTCACTCAAGCTTCAAGAAGCCTGAAGATCGTACAACtagatgtggtggtggtggtgatgatgtggTTGGCTGCACCAGGGCTCTCAAGGG ACTCTGGCAATTGTGCTCCCCAACATTTGCTTTGTTACAAGTCCTGCTGTGAAGCATTACCCCATTGTCCTTTGAACTGCACCTGGGAGGCTGCATGTCAGGAAGATGTCAACTACACCCTCAACCTTAG GTATGGGGATCAaattgaagagaagaaaaataaatttgaggCTGGAAAGGCCACCCACTTTACTTTTGACACGGAGGAGGACGTCTATGTTCTAAGCAATGTTACTATCTGGGTAGAAAGCATGCCTAGGAATGGCCTTCCTTGGGTCTCAGAGAATCTTACGCTGCTGATCAAGGAAGCCA TAAAATTTAATCCGCCATCGGCCAAGTCCATCAACGTTTCTAGATCGAAAGGTATCCTGACCTTAACGTGGCCTAGATCCAACACTTGTCACTCTTCATTCAGTATAAAAGAATTCAGGATGAGACAGTTCAAGGATGTAAAGTGGACCCTG GAAAACTGTAGCTCTGGAAAGGACGATGGCGCCAGGGGGATATTAATAG CTACCTGTcacctggaaaaaaatattccttatGAAGTGCAGGTTCGGTATCGAACTGCTCACTGGAGCAGTTACTGGAGCAGCTGGAGCGAAATCCTCTTTGTTCCTGCTG AAATCCTCATAAGTCCCACAGTAGATTATACTGTGGGACCCCTAGGAGAGGAGGGCCAGAGGAATATGACTCTGCAATGGGAG AGACCCCCTGTGGAGCAAGGGGAGGTGAGCTATGTTCTGACTTTTGTCATGCTGGCCTGCAAGGAGTGCTTAATGAACTTTGAAAAATTCAGCGTTCCTGTCCATGGCAAAACTTCATACCAAATTGCCCTTTCTGCAGCCGAATATAACATTTTGCTGGAGGCGTTTAACAAGGTGGGACGTTCTCCACCTTATTCCATTCTGCTCCCACCAGAACGAAATGCAG TCCTAGGTCCCAGTTTTCTGAACGTCAGTCTGTCTGGAAGGCATTTTACTCCGAAATGGAAAGTGGAAGAGGACGTTGATCTCTTTTGCTTTGAAGCACAGCCTCTTGGAGAAGCCTTGCCTAAGAAGGACTGCATGGATCCTGATGATGCTCATATGGTGACAG GGATAATGGAGCCCAACAGATGTTACCGCTTTGCAGTGCACACATATACAGGGAAGTGGAAAACTTCTGGACTTATGTACCTTTTCCATAGAAATG CTTCTCTTGAAGAACCCACCCATATTAATGTGACTAATCAAACAGTCAATTCTGCTGTCATCCAGTGGAAGCCTCCCAGAGCCCTCTCTGATTGCCCAGGTGTACTGAAGAAATATGTCATATGTTGTCAAGAGGAGCTATATGGTACCATAAAAT ATTACAAAGCCAGCGTGTCAGAAACTTGGTATACAGTCCAAGACTTACGGCCCAACACTGTCTATCTTGTTGGTATCTGGGCCTCTACAGCAAACAGCAAAGTCAACTGCAAAGCCGTTTATCGATTTCTAACCAGAGCTCCAG ATCCCGGGCAGCTAACTCTGGCGCTTAGCTTTTTATCTATGGGGATTTTTGGAGGAATCCTCGCTGCTGCCACCATCTTCCACCTTGGCAAAAAGAG GGAGATCAGAT TGCAAAACATTTTCAAGACTGTAGGTGTGCAAAAGAGCCTTTCCTCCCACATCCATATCCTGAGCCTTTCCTGTCCTTCCAAGAACAAAGCAACTCCCCTTTCCCACTTCTGCTTCCTAAACCATTGTTCTGACATCTGTTCCAGAATCAAGAAAGCCCTGTGCCCAGCATTGCCAGACCCTGCTAATACAGAAGCCGTGAAGATCCTCACCACAGCAGAAACAGGCCAG ACATGCACTGAGGCTAGTATCATACTGAATATTCTTAATGTTTTTCAAATCCAGGTAAAGTTGGGTTTTATGGAACCAGTGGAATCCAACAGCCCCATGGAACCTCTGGTTGTAGAACCTTCATCTGACAAAGAGGAGCCAGTTGCTGATAGAACAGTGGACTTGTTGAGATTTGTCAAGGGAATAGAAGAGGAACATTCTCCCAAAGAGGACCAGGTGGGCTCTGATGAAATTCTACTTTCTGAATATAAGGGGAAAAGATTTCTGAGCCCTGTGGAAGAATCTGAAGACTTTGTAGGTATCTCCCATGAAGAAAGTACTGGTGATGGTTCCCACCTCTTCCTGAACAATACTGAAGCTGGAGACCAAAATGGCATGCGTATGTCACAAGTTCCACTCTCCTTCAGACTTTTTGACAAACTGGTGGTGATTAAGAATGTAGATGAAGGCTTTCACTTTCCATGTAGTGATGGTGCTTCAACCTAG